In Nevskiales bacterium, the genomic window GCGGCGGGCAGTCCTTGCACACCGCCAGCAGGCGCCGCAGGCTTTCCGGGCGCCGCGCCCACTCCTCGAACATCTGCGAGGGCGCCTCGACGAAATCCAGCTCGACGTTGGTACCGGCCAGGTCCACGTAGCGCGTCTGCGACAGGATGCCGTGCATCGCGTGGCCGAACTCGTGCAGCAGGGTCTCGACCTCGGTGTGGGTCAGGCCCTGGCGGTCGAAGTTGGTCACCAGCACCGAGATCGGCGTACGTGCGGCCAGCGTACTGCTGCCGCGGACACCGAAAGCCGCGGCGTGGCCGTACTTGCCGGGACGGGGATACAGGTCCAGATACAGGCCACCGATGAAGCGGCCGCTGCCGGCGTCCTTGACGTCGTAGTAGCGCACCTCGTCGTGCCACACCGCAAGCCTGACCGGCTCGAAGCGCAGACCATACAGCTCGCCGGCGAGGTTCAGCGCCCACTGTACCGTGGCTTCGGTCGGGAAGTGACGACGCAGCTTTTCCTGGTCGATGTCGTAGCGCAGTTTGCGCAGTCGTTCCAGATAGAACTCCTTGTCCCAGGGCTCCAGGCGCTGGGCCTCGGGGCTGCCCAGGTAAATCTGCTTCAGCTGCGCCAGCGTCGCCACGTCGCGCGCCTCGACCGCGCGCACGACGTCGTCCACCTCGTCGAGGAAATCGCTGACCGTGCGCGTGTTGCCGACCATGCGCCGCCGCGTCGCGAAATCGGCGTAGCTGCGGAAGCCGTACAGGCCCGCGAGCTGCCTGCGCAGGGTCACGATCTCGTCGAGGATGTCGAGGTTGCGCTCGCCGCCGCGGCTCAGGAAGCCGGTGTAGTAGCGCTGGCGCGCCGCGCCGTCCTCGGCCTGGGCCATGAACGGGAAATAGTCCGGGTAGTCGAAGCCGACCGTGATGTTGCCGCCCTTGTCGCGTCCGACCCGCTCCAGGTAGCTGGCGGGCAGGCCGCGCTGCTCGGCCGGCGAGAAGGTCAGGGTGGTCTTGACCTCGCGCAGGTTGCGGTCGAACTCCTGGTCCAGCGCGGTGAGGCGCTCCATGATCGCTTTGGCCTGCGCGCGCGGCTCCGGCGGCAGCGTCACGCCGGTGTCCTCGAAGGCCTCAATCAGGTCGAGGCGGTAGCGCGCGTCCACCGCGTCGCGCGGGCTGACCGCCTGCACGCGCTGGTACAGCGCCTCGTTCTGGAAGATCGCGGTCTGCGTCTCGGTGGCTTTCAGGATGCAGGCCTCGCCGGCGTCGCGCACCGTCTTGTCCGGGTGCACATAGGCCAGCAGCGAGGCGGGCCCGAGCACGTCCTCGGCCAGGCGTGACTGGTCGTTCCATACCCCCAGCACGCTGTCCACGTCCACCGCGTCCATCGGCAGCTGCGCCAGGGCCTCGGCGCGCACGCGCGTGGCCTCGAGCACCTGCTCGCAGGCGCGGGTGAGGGAGGGGGCGTCGTACAGCGTGAGCGTGGGCCGGCTGGCCAGCGCCGGCAGCGCCGGGGCCAGTGCCAGGGCCAGGCCGGCGCCGGCGAGCGTGAGCGTGTTCGGTTTCAAGCGGCTTTCTCCTTGTGCGCGTGCTCGACCCAGAATGCGGTGGCGCCGGCGACGGCGGCCGGCATGACCAACAGGTTGGCCAGCGGCAGGGCGGTGGCCAGCGTCACCACGGCGCCAAAGCCGAGTCCCGGCCAGCGGTGCCGGGCGAGCCAGGCC contains:
- a CDS encoding M3 family metallopeptidase — protein: MKPNTLTLAGAGLALALAPALPALASRPTLTLYDAPSLTRACEQVLEATRVRAEALAQLPMDAVDVDSVLGVWNDQSRLAEDVLGPASLLAYVHPDKTVRDAGEACILKATETQTAIFQNEALYQRVQAVSPRDAVDARYRLDLIEAFEDTGVTLPPEPRAQAKAIMERLTALDQEFDRNLREVKTTLTFSPAEQRGLPASYLERVGRDKGGNITVGFDYPDYFPFMAQAEDGAARQRYYTGFLSRGGERNLDILDEIVTLRRQLAGLYGFRSYADFATRRRMVGNTRTVSDFLDEVDDVVRAVEARDVATLAQLKQIYLGSPEAQRLEPWDKEFYLERLRKLRYDIDQEKLRRHFPTEATVQWALNLAGELYGLRFEPVRLAVWHDEVRYYDVKDAGSGRFIGGLYLDLYPRPGKYGHAAAFGVRGSSTLAARTPISVLVTNFDRQGLTHTEVETLLHEFGHAMHGILSQTRYVDLAGTNVELDFVEAPSQMFEEWARRPESLRRLLAVCKDCPPLDDELLRRLDAARKLGSGLHYGRQLLYARYDMALAGEKPAPALKTWVEMERDTPLGHAEGTRFPATFSHIAGGYAAGYYGYMWSEAVALDMLSAFGDNLMNPAVGQRFRDTILARGGEVKAEQMVREFLGRPSNRAAFFAEIRGERKP